A stretch of the Nitratifractor salsuginis DSM 16511 genome encodes the following:
- the gspG gene encoding type II secretion system major pseudopilin GspG gives MKKAFSLLELLVVILILGILAAFVAPNLIGAGEKAKRDLVCTQMSSVAQALKMFKLDNGTYPDTEEGLQALMKNPDASKYPNYSSKPYLEKLPKDSWRQPFVYVKQGEKFDLISLGADRKEGGEGEGADIYYSQCQK, from the coding sequence ATGAAAAAAGCGTTCAGTCTCTTGGAACTGTTGGTGGTCATTCTGATTCTCGGTATTTTGGCGGCGTTCGTGGCTCCCAACCTCATCGGAGCGGGTGAAAAGGCGAAGCGAGATCTGGTCTGTACCCAGATGAGCAGTGTGGCGCAGGCGCTCAAAATGTTTAAGCTCGACAACGGCACCTATCCCGATACCGAAGAGGGGTTGCAGGCTCTGATGAAAAACCCCGATGCGAGCAAATACCCCAACTACTCCTCCAAGCCCTACCTCGAAAAACTCCCCAAGGACTCCTGGCGTCAACCTTTCGTCTATGTCAAGCAGGGAGAGAAATTCGATCTGATAAGCCTTGGGGCCGATCGCAAAGAGGGCGGCGAAGGTGAAGGGGCCGACATCTACTACAGTCAATGCCAAAAGTGA
- a CDS encoding secondary thiamine-phosphate synthase enzyme YjbQ, with the protein MTKITLETSYKTEMIDITEAVAHEVMRLGIRDGLCTVFTPHTTASIVLFEKTDPKLRRDFLSSLSRIAPADMNYESDDNTPAHIKATLCGPRIVVPVKDAQLYLGPWQAIFFCEFDGPRENREYVVQVIQ; encoded by the coding sequence ATGACTAAAATCACCCTGGAAACCAGCTACAAAACCGAAATGATCGATATCACGGAGGCGGTGGCCCATGAGGTGATGCGTTTGGGGATCCGTGACGGACTCTGCACCGTCTTCACCCCCCATACCACGGCCTCCATTGTCCTGTTTGAAAAGACCGACCCCAAACTGAGACGGGATTTTCTCTCCTCGTTGAGTCGGATCGCTCCGGCGGATATGAACTATGAGAGCGACGACAATACCCCCGCGCATATCAAAGCAACCCTCTGCGGCCCGAGAATCGTCGTCCCCGTCAAAGATGCCCAGCTCTATCTGGGCCCCTGGCAGGCGATCTTCTTCTGCGAATTCGACGGCCCCAGAGAGAATCGGGAATATGTCGTCCAGGTGATTCAATAA
- a CDS encoding KpsF/GutQ family sugar-phosphate isomerase yields the protein MNSNRPDTQSLVESARETLQIEAQALLSATDRIDTAFVEAVESIYALKGKLIVTGIGKSGLVGAKIAATLASTGTSSFFLHPSEALHGDLGMIGPEDGVLAISYSGESEELSNILPHIRRFGIPLLAMTAGKSSTLARYADTVLDISVEREACPLGAAPTASTTLTMALGDALAVALMKKRNFKKEDFASFHPGGSLGRRLFVKVADLMRREDLPIVEAQTPLKEAIVTMSEGKLGNVLITREGRLEAIMSDGDLRRALMRTDFDMERPVIDYATPGPKAIRDTSLLASDALALIEAAKVQLLPVLDEEDRIHGVIHLHDLVSAGIKSEKV from the coding sequence ATGAATTCAAACCGTCCCGATACCCAATCCCTTGTCGAGAGTGCCCGTGAAACTTTGCAGATAGAGGCCCAAGCCCTTCTCTCTGCGACGGATCGGATCGATACCGCCTTTGTCGAAGCGGTGGAGAGCATTTATGCCCTCAAAGGGAAACTGATCGTCACCGGCATCGGAAAATCGGGGCTCGTAGGAGCCAAAATAGCCGCCACCCTCGCCAGTACAGGGACCTCGAGCTTTTTTCTCCATCCCAGTGAAGCTCTCCACGGCGATCTGGGGATGATCGGACCCGAAGACGGGGTGCTTGCCATCAGCTACAGCGGAGAAAGTGAAGAACTCTCCAATATTCTGCCCCATATCCGGCGCTTCGGGATCCCCCTGCTGGCGATGACCGCCGGCAAAAGCTCCACCCTGGCCCGCTATGCCGATACGGTCCTGGATATCTCGGTCGAGCGGGAAGCCTGCCCCCTGGGGGCGGCTCCTACCGCCAGCACCACCCTCACGATGGCTTTGGGGGATGCGCTGGCCGTCGCCCTGATGAAAAAACGCAACTTCAAAAAAGAGGATTTCGCTTCCTTTCACCCCGGCGGTTCCCTGGGAAGACGCCTCTTTGTCAAGGTGGCCGATCTGATGCGCCGGGAGGATTTGCCCATTGTCGAAGCCCAAACCCCGCTTAAAGAGGCGATCGTCACCATGAGCGAGGGGAAGCTGGGCAACGTGCTCATCACCCGTGAGGGGCGCCTGGAGGCGATTATGAGCGATGGAGACCTGAGACGGGCATTGATGCGCACGGATTTCGATATGGAACGTCCCGTTATCGACTACGCCACCCCCGGCCCCAAAGCGATCCGGGACACTTCCCTGCTCGCCAGCGACGCTCTGGCCCTCATCGAAGCGGCCAAAGTCCAACTCTTGCCGGTCCTGGACGAGGAAGATCGTATCCATGGGGTCATCCACCTGCACGACCTGGTCAGTGCCGGCATCAAATCGGAGAAAGTATGA
- a CDS encoding prepilin-type N-terminal cleavage/methylation domain-containing protein, whose protein sequence is MTLPDRQHQRAFTLLELLIVILLMGVMAMLLVGVFKRAGSREGPPKITQLREKVLKGVKGSRELFCIDNCTRCFYLEGGEVTEAGFALPPLSAYIVDAEGQPHRLEYGRYQDHPVCLRFRSAEDGHTSRLIIGSEGAFYYIPSYFGEVERYASLEDAVARWTRDRDLLHNRWDYY, encoded by the coding sequence GTGACCCTTCCCGATCGACAACATCAAAGGGCGTTTACCCTCCTGGAACTCCTGATCGTCATTCTGCTGATGGGTGTGATGGCGATGCTGCTCGTCGGCGTTTTCAAGCGGGCCGGTTCCAGGGAAGGACCGCCGAAAATCACCCAACTCAGAGAAAAGGTCCTCAAAGGGGTGAAGGGGAGCAGAGAGCTTTTCTGCATCGACAACTGTACCCGCTGCTTCTATTTGGAAGGAGGAGAGGTTACGGAAGCGGGCTTTGCGCTCCCGCCGTTGAGTGCCTACATCGTCGATGCCGAGGGGCAGCCGCACCGGTTGGAGTATGGGCGCTATCAGGATCACCCCGTCTGCCTGCGTTTTCGGAGTGCTGAAGATGGCCATACCTCACGCCTCATCATCGGATCGGAGGGGGCTTTTTATTACATCCCGAGCTATTTTGGGGAGGTCGAGCGCTACGCTTCTCTGGAGGATGCGGTAGCCCGATGGACCCGGGACCGTGATTTGCTGCACAACCGCTGGGATTACTATTGA
- the rsmA gene encoding 16S rRNA (adenine(1518)-N(6)/adenine(1519)-N(6))-dimethyltransferase RsmA translates to MKNYRPDASQIADKRFGQNFLEDRSVVEQIIQSMPDDDLPVVEIGPGLGDLTKELVRVRPVTAFEVDKRLCDYLGKNFSREIADGRLRLECGDVLERWKNGSLIDRPYRLVANLPYYIATNIILKALRDPHCRSTLTMVQKEVAEKFAAREGDRNFSALSVLAGSVGEARIRLLVPPSAFNPPPKVESAVLEIRKEHNLTDGGFEAFLKAAFRQPRKTLMKNLSAAYPKSLLEPLFEALKLGKTLRPHQVGTTLYHRLYQALTKEPDHGKESKPINGKSEQEQLRQ, encoded by the coding sequence ATGAAAAATTATAGGCCAGACGCTTCCCAAATCGCTGACAAACGGTTCGGACAGAACTTTTTGGAAGATCGAAGCGTCGTGGAACAAATCATCCAATCGATGCCCGATGACGATCTGCCGGTGGTAGAGATCGGGCCTGGGTTAGGTGATTTAACCAAAGAGCTCGTCCGCGTCCGCCCTGTGACGGCGTTCGAGGTAGACAAACGGTTGTGTGACTACCTGGGGAAAAACTTTTCCCGGGAGATCGCCGACGGCCGGCTCCGACTGGAGTGCGGTGATGTCCTGGAGCGATGGAAAAACGGCAGCCTGATCGACCGGCCCTACCGGCTGGTGGCCAATCTGCCCTACTACATCGCCACCAACATCATTTTGAAAGCCCTGCGTGACCCCCATTGTCGATCCACACTCACAATGGTGCAAAAAGAGGTCGCCGAAAAGTTCGCAGCCCGGGAGGGTGATCGGAATTTCTCGGCTCTCTCGGTCCTGGCGGGGAGTGTCGGTGAGGCGCGAATACGCCTCCTGGTGCCTCCCTCCGCTTTCAATCCGCCCCCCAAAGTCGAATCCGCCGTTCTGGAGATCCGTAAAGAACACAACCTGACAGATGGGGGATTCGAAGCTTTTCTCAAAGCCGCGTTTAGGCAGCCGAGAAAGACCCTGATGAAAAACCTCTCTGCCGCCTACCCCAAATCGCTCCTCGAGCCCCTCTTCGAGGCGCTCAAGCTGGGCAAGACGCTACGACCCCATCAGGTCGGGACGACGCTTTATCATCGACTCTATCAAGCATTGACAAAGGAACCCGACCATGGAAAAGAATCAAAACCCATCAACGGAAAATCAGAACAAGAACAACTCCGGCAATAG
- a CDS encoding prepilin-type N-terminal cleavage/methylation domain-containing protein: MEKKAFTLIEVLVSVVLISIVVLGIMRIRQQNIAAVEYLEGRMKSELANTLFLDRGSLKYRGEKKDALTLLNHLGIKKSKTREILRKEERTIWAGDPLPIEEVPLPITLRAISLKNRYSARYYRILY, encoded by the coding sequence ATGGAGAAAAAAGCCTTTACTCTGATCGAAGTCCTCGTCTCCGTGGTACTCATAAGCATTGTAGTCCTGGGCATCATGCGCATCCGCCAGCAGAACATCGCGGCGGTTGAATATCTCGAAGGGCGGATGAAGAGTGAACTCGCCAATACGCTTTTTCTGGATAGGGGATCACTGAAATATCGGGGAGAGAAGAAGGACGCTTTGACGCTCCTGAATCACCTGGGAATCAAAAAGTCAAAGACCCGGGAGATCCTCCGAAAAGAGGAGCGCACCATCTGGGCCGGTGACCCTCTACCGATCGAGGAGGTTCCCCTCCCAATCACGCTGCGGGCCATTTCACTCAAAAACAGATACTCCGCTCGCTATTATCGAATTCTCTACTAG
- a CDS encoding replication-associated recombination protein A yields MLSLALKYRPQTLDEMVGQEHLLAPEAPFRKLVEKDALPHSLFFGPPGCGKTTLTRILAKKLDRPFHEFNATTLKIDELRQLFKKYANALQKPLVFIDEVHRLSKTQQEVLLPYMEEQRALIVGASTQNPYYALTAAIRSRSHLFELKSLDESAMRTMLRRVLEREDIEVTPEAETYLIHSSSGDLRAMLGLLESGAAIESPVTLETLRSLRPQAIRAGSAEADSHYDLTSAMIKSIRGSDVDAGLYWLARLIEGGEPPEFLARRLAILAAEDIGNANPNALNLAASTLTIVEHIGYPEARIPLAQLVIYLTSSPKSNRAYAAINDAQKAIRSGDLFPVPETIKTHSKRYRYPHDYGGWVEQEYLPEPRSFYKSDGIGFERTLKEWRAKIKGKKRE; encoded by the coding sequence GTGCTTTCCCTTGCGCTGAAATACCGGCCCCAGACGCTCGATGAAATGGTCGGCCAGGAACATCTGCTCGCTCCCGAGGCCCCCTTTAGAAAGCTAGTCGAAAAAGATGCTCTCCCCCACTCCCTCTTTTTCGGTCCTCCTGGTTGCGGCAAAACCACCTTGACGAGAATCCTTGCTAAAAAACTCGACCGTCCTTTTCACGAATTCAACGCCACCACCCTCAAAATCGACGAACTGCGCCAACTCTTCAAAAAATATGCCAACGCCCTGCAAAAGCCCCTGGTTTTTATCGACGAAGTCCATCGCCTCAGCAAGACCCAGCAGGAGGTCCTGCTGCCCTATATGGAAGAGCAGCGGGCGCTGATCGTCGGGGCCTCCACCCAGAACCCCTACTACGCCCTCACCGCCGCCATCCGCTCACGGAGTCATCTCTTCGAGCTCAAAAGCCTCGATGAATCCGCGATGAGAACGATGCTGCGGCGCGTGCTCGAGCGGGAAGATATCGAAGTAACCCCCGAAGCCGAAACCTACCTCATCCACTCCAGCAGCGGGGATCTGCGGGCGATGCTGGGGCTCTTGGAGAGCGGGGCCGCGATCGAATCTCCCGTGACCCTGGAGACCCTGCGTTCCCTGCGTCCCCAGGCGATCCGCGCCGGTTCCGCCGAAGCCGACAGCCATTACGATCTGACCTCCGCCATGATCAAAAGCATCCGCGGCAGCGACGTGGATGCGGGGCTCTATTGGCTCGCCCGCCTCATCGAAGGGGGCGAACCGCCGGAATTCCTGGCCCGGCGCCTGGCGATCCTGGCGGCGGAAGACATCGGCAACGCCAACCCCAACGCCCTCAATCTCGCCGCCTCCACCCTGACGATTGTGGAGCATATCGGCTATCCCGAAGCTCGAATTCCCCTGGCCCAACTGGTGATCTACCTCACCTCCAGCCCCAAGTCCAACCGCGCCTACGCAGCGATCAACGATGCCCAAAAGGCCATCCGCAGCGGCGACCTCTTTCCAGTACCGGAAACGATCAAAACCCACAGCAAACGCTACCGCTATCCCCACGATTACGGTGGATGGGTGGAGCAGGAGTATCTCCCGGAACCGAGAAGCTTCTATAAAAGTGACGGGATCGGATTTGAACGGACTTTGAAGGAGTGGCGAGCCAAGATCAAAGGAAAGAAGAGAGAGTGA
- a CDS encoding pseudouridine synthase gives MKQNEEGMRLNKYISHNTPYSRRDADKLIEEGLVTVNRLPVKDFGYKVRPEDKVAVRGKLIHPRKRGEVTMVVYNKPRGVLVTKRDDRGRTTIYHKLPGKFRHFIPVGRLDYASEGLLLLTDNPEVADVLMGSKLPRTYNLKIDKPLTPEMEKAMKEGLILEDAREGGHKESEITRMEFAPFLEVQYRGQSGKNTKLRVTIAEGKNRELRRFFGHFGAKVLDLKRVGFGWVELNNLPENKTRYFTRQEYDTLHQFLKEARKND, from the coding sequence ATGAAACAAAATGAAGAAGGCATGCGCCTCAATAAATATATATCCCACAATACCCCCTATTCCCGGCGGGATGCCGACAAACTAATCGAGGAGGGGCTTGTCACCGTCAACCGCCTTCCGGTCAAGGATTTCGGATACAAAGTCCGGCCCGAGGACAAAGTGGCCGTCCGAGGCAAGCTGATCCATCCCAGGAAACGGGGCGAAGTGACGATGGTAGTCTACAACAAGCCGCGGGGGGTCCTGGTCACCAAAAGGGACGACCGGGGGCGCACCACCATCTACCACAAACTCCCGGGGAAGTTCCGCCACTTCATCCCCGTAGGCCGGCTCGACTATGCCAGTGAAGGTTTGCTGCTCTTGACGGACAATCCCGAAGTGGCCGATGTCCTGATGGGGAGCAAACTGCCCCGGACCTACAATCTCAAAATCGACAAGCCCCTTACCCCCGAAATGGAAAAGGCGATGAAGGAGGGGCTTATCCTCGAGGATGCCCGGGAAGGGGGACACAAAGAGAGTGAAATCACCCGGATGGAGTTCGCCCCGTTTCTCGAGGTACAATACCGGGGGCAGAGCGGCAAAAACACCAAACTCCGCGTCACGATCGCCGAGGGGAAGAACCGGGAGCTCCGACGGTTTTTCGGGCACTTCGGCGCGAAAGTACTGGATCTGAAGCGAGTGGGATTCGGCTGGGTGGAGCTCAACAATCTCCCCGAGAACAAGACCCGTTATTTCACGAGACAGGAGTACGATACACTGCATCAATTTCTGAAGGAGGCGAGAAAGAATGACTAA
- a CDS encoding ribonuclease J has product MEKNQNPSTENQNKNNSGNRSRRRPNPFRNNKKTEGKSAGAASEAPRKENNNQGERSNGGENKSRNEGNRRNNNNNRNRNQSNRNQNQNRSNGNGGGRGRGSRRPKIDTTVPADMKAAILENERVQQERMNPWKQIDMGAKGKLRFTPLGGLGEIGGNIAVLETEKDAIIIDVGMSFPDETMHGVDILVPDFSYLHAIKDKIRAIVITHAHEDHIGAVPYLFKELKFPIYGTPLALAMIGNKFDEHGLQADKKYFRYVVKRKIYDIGEFKIEWMHMTHSIVDSSSLAIQTPIGTLIHTADFKIDHTPIDGYTADLHRFAHYGAQGVLCLFSDSTNSHNPGFTKSEAVVGKTFDKLFEMAKGRVIMSTFSSNAHRIFQAIERGVKHGRKICVIGRSMERNIETVRRLGYIDVDDKHFIEAHEVGKYKDSEILVVTTGSQGETMAALSRMATDEHRHIKLKPTDTVIISASAIPGNEASVSKLLNLLLKAGVTVRYKECSDIHVSGHASQEEQKLILRLVQPKFFLPVHGEYNHIAAHARTAASCGVDERNMLLMSDGDQIEITTKYIKKVKTVKTGKRYIDNQNNKEIYADVVDDRQKLSTEGVVNIVAKISTQTGRMVDHPIVTSYGLVPDREDKQFAKEIEQLIESYLVNNKVDPTVSNKVIEDDLRGVVRKHILKRYKKYPIIIPAVFLV; this is encoded by the coding sequence ATGGAAAAGAATCAAAACCCATCAACGGAAAATCAGAACAAGAACAACTCCGGCAATAGAAGCCGGAGACGACCCAATCCCTTCCGCAACAACAAAAAAACGGAAGGCAAGAGTGCCGGGGCTGCGTCCGAGGCACCCCGCAAAGAGAACAACAATCAAGGCGAACGCAGCAACGGCGGCGAGAACAAAAGCCGCAACGAAGGCAACCGTCGCAACAACAATAACAACAGAAACCGCAATCAAAGCAACCGCAATCAGAACCAAAACCGTAGCAACGGCAACGGCGGCGGACGTGGACGGGGCAGTCGTCGTCCCAAGATCGACACCACCGTCCCCGCCGATATGAAAGCCGCCATCCTGGAGAACGAAAGAGTTCAGCAGGAGCGGATGAATCCCTGGAAACAGATCGATATGGGGGCCAAGGGCAAACTGCGCTTCACCCCCCTGGGCGGCCTGGGAGAGATCGGCGGGAACATCGCCGTACTCGAGACCGAGAAGGACGCCATCATCATCGACGTGGGAATGAGCTTCCCCGATGAAACGATGCACGGCGTCGATATCCTGGTGCCCGATTTCAGCTATCTGCATGCCATCAAAGACAAGATCCGCGCTATTGTCATCACCCACGCCCACGAAGACCACATCGGCGCGGTCCCCTATCTCTTCAAAGAGCTCAAGTTCCCCATCTACGGCACACCCCTCGCCCTGGCGATGATCGGGAACAAATTTGACGAACACGGCCTGCAGGCAGACAAGAAATACTTCCGCTACGTGGTCAAAAGAAAGATCTACGATATCGGAGAGTTCAAGATCGAGTGGATGCATATGACCCACTCCATCGTCGATTCATCCTCCCTGGCGATCCAGACCCCTATCGGCACCCTGATCCATACCGCCGACTTCAAGATCGACCATACCCCCATCGACGGGTATACCGCCGATCTGCACCGCTTCGCCCATTACGGTGCCCAGGGGGTCCTCTGCCTCTTCTCCGACTCCACCAACAGCCACAACCCCGGCTTCACCAAGAGCGAAGCGGTGGTGGGCAAGACCTTTGACAAGCTTTTCGAAATGGCCAAGGGACGGGTGATCATGTCCACCTTCTCCTCCAACGCCCACCGGATCTTCCAGGCGATCGAACGGGGTGTCAAACACGGTCGCAAGATCTGCGTCATCGGGCGTTCTATGGAGCGCAACATCGAGACGGTCCGCCGCCTGGGCTACATCGACGTGGACGACAAGCACTTCATTGAAGCCCACGAAGTCGGCAAATACAAAGACAGCGAAATCCTCGTCGTCACCACCGGAAGCCAGGGAGAGACGATGGCCGCCCTTTCGCGGATGGCCACCGACGAGCATCGGCATATCAAGCTCAAGCCCACCGATACCGTCATCATCTCCGCCAGCGCCATCCCCGGCAACGAGGCGAGCGTCTCCAAGCTGCTCAACCTCCTGCTCAAAGCCGGCGTGACCGTCCGTTACAAAGAGTGCAGCGACATTCACGTCTCCGGCCACGCTTCCCAGGAGGAACAGAAGCTCATTCTGCGCCTGGTCCAGCCCAAATTCTTCCTGCCCGTACACGGAGAATACAACCACATCGCCGCCCATGCCCGCACTGCGGCAAGCTGCGGCGTCGACGAGCGCAATATGCTGCTGATGAGCGACGGAGACCAGATCGAAATCACGACCAAATATATCAAAAAGGTCAAAACCGTCAAAACAGGCAAACGCTACATCGACAACCAGAACAACAAAGAGATCTACGCCGATGTCGTCGATGACCGCCAGAAACTCTCCACCGAAGGGGTCGTCAACATCGTGGCCAAGATCTCTACCCAGACCGGCCGGATGGTCGATCACCCCATCGTCACCTCCTACGGGCTGGTCCCCGACCGGGAGGACAAGCAGTTCGCCAAAGAGATCGAACAGCTCATCGAAAGCTACCTCGTCAACAACAAAGTCGATCCGACTGTGAGCAACAAAGTGATCGAAGACGACCTGCGCGGGGTCGTGCGCAAACACATCCTCAAGCGCTACAAAAAATACCCCATCATCATTCCTGCGGTCTTCCTGGTCTAA
- the hisF gene encoding imidazole glycerol phosphate synthase subunit HisF: MHKDYFAKRIIPCLDVNAGRVVKGVNFVNLRDAGDPVEVARRYNEEGADELTFLDITATHEERGTIVEVVRQVAKEVFIPLTVGGGIRELEDIYRLLDAGCDKVSINSAAIKRPAFIEEGAKRFGSQCIVVAIDAKRVGEGKWNIFTHGGRKDTGIDAIEWAKEAYNRGAGELLVTSMDADGTKAGFDNELNQRIGEVAPIPIIASGGAGTMRHIEEAFTVGKADAALAASIFHFREIDIMDLKRYLKSRDIPVRL, translated from the coding sequence ATGCACAAAGATTATTTCGCTAAACGGATTATACCATGTCTCGATGTCAACGCCGGCCGGGTGGTCAAAGGGGTCAATTTCGTCAACCTCCGTGATGCCGGAGATCCGGTAGAGGTGGCGAGGCGTTACAACGAGGAGGGGGCCGACGAGTTGACCTTTCTCGATATCACCGCCACACACGAAGAGCGGGGGACCATCGTCGAAGTGGTTCGGCAGGTCGCCAAAGAGGTTTTCATTCCTTTGACGGTCGGCGGGGGGATCCGGGAGTTGGAAGATATCTATCGACTTTTGGATGCGGGATGCGACAAAGTCAGTATCAACTCAGCGGCGATCAAACGCCCCGCCTTCATCGAAGAGGGGGCCAAGCGCTTCGGCTCCCAGTGCATCGTCGTCGCCATCGATGCCAAACGGGTCGGGGAGGGGAAATGGAATATCTTCACCCACGGCGGGCGCAAAGATACCGGCATCGACGCGATCGAGTGGGCGAAGGAGGCTTACAACCGGGGAGCCGGAGAATTGCTGGTGACCTCTATGGATGCCGACGGCACCAAGGCCGGATTCGACAATGAACTCAACCAACGGATCGGGGAAGTGGCCCCCATCCCTATCATCGCCAGTGGGGGAGCGGGAACGATGCGGCATATCGAAGAGGCCTTTACCGTGGGCAAAGCCGATGCGGCTCTCGCGGCGAGTATTTTCCACTTTCGCGAGATCGACATTATGGATCTCAAACGCTATCTCAAATCCCGCGATATTCCCGTGAGGCTCTGA
- the rlmN gene encoding 23S rRNA (adenine(2503)-C(2))-methyltransferase RlmN, which translates to MTNDQRSTTNDSEKRIIHDYTKEELGREIQPAFRAKQIYNWIYHKHADSFEEMANLPKTMRQELAKKYELHPLEMVSKQESRDGSIKYLFRLHDGHTVEAVLLLMKEAQYHEDGTLKHHRRYTVCISSQVGCKVGCAFCLTAKGGFIRNLSAGEIVDQVLEIYKDQNIPSNHRVNLVYMGMGEPLDNLDNVAKAVKIFADMDGMSISPNRQTISTSGLSSKIEKLGRMDLGVNLAISLHAVDDELREKLMPINKAYNIASIIEAVRNFPVNQRKKVLFEYLVIKHVNDDIASAKKLVKLLNGLKAKVNLIYFNPYPGTEFERPEPEDMKRFQEYLLSKGVLCTIRESKGLDISAACGQLREQKLSEGVGR; encoded by the coding sequence ATGACTAATGACCAACGATCGACGACCAACGATTCCGAAAAAAGAATCATCCACGACTATACCAAAGAGGAACTGGGCCGGGAGATTCAGCCCGCCTTTAGAGCCAAACAGATCTACAACTGGATCTACCACAAACACGCCGACAGTTTCGAGGAGATGGCCAACCTTCCCAAAACGATGCGCCAGGAGCTGGCAAAAAAATATGAACTGCATCCCCTGGAGATGGTTTCGAAACAGGAGAGCCGCGACGGGAGTATCAAGTATCTCTTCCGGCTCCATGACGGGCACACCGTCGAAGCGGTTTTGCTGCTGATGAAAGAGGCTCAGTATCACGAAGACGGCACACTCAAACACCACCGCCGCTATACCGTTTGCATCTCTTCCCAGGTAGGATGTAAGGTAGGGTGCGCCTTTTGCCTCACGGCCAAAGGGGGATTTATCCGTAATCTCAGTGCCGGAGAGATCGTCGATCAGGTGCTGGAGATTTACAAAGATCAGAATATCCCCTCCAATCACCGTGTCAATCTGGTCTATATGGGGATGGGGGAGCCTCTTGACAATCTGGACAATGTGGCCAAGGCTGTCAAGATCTTCGCCGATATGGACGGGATGAGCATCTCCCCCAACCGTCAAACGATTTCGACATCGGGCCTCAGCTCCAAGATCGAAAAACTGGGGCGGATGGATCTGGGTGTCAATCTGGCGATCAGCCTGCACGCGGTGGATGACGAACTGCGGGAGAAGTTGATGCCGATTAACAAGGCATACAATATTGCCTCGATCATCGAAGCGGTGAGGAATTTCCCTGTCAATCAACGCAAGAAGGTTCTCTTCGAATATCTTGTCATCAAGCATGTCAACGACGATATCGCTTCGGCCAAGAAACTGGTCAAGCTCCTCAACGGACTCAAGGCGAAGGTCAATCTGATCTACTTCAATCCGTATCCGGGAACGGAGTTCGAGCGCCCCGAGCCTGAGGATATGAAGCGTTTTCAAGAGTATCTACTCAGCAAGGGCGTGCTCTGTACTATCAGGGAATCGAAGGGGCTGGATATCTCCGCGGCCTGCGGGCAACTCAGGGAACAAAAGCTTAGCGAAGGAGTGGGACGATGA
- a CDS encoding purine-nucleoside phosphorylase: MFICAGNNESFDFALPIGVGLVESAMNLTRLASMEAPEFLVFVGTAGSYGKHRIFDIVESKTAANVEQALLMGTAYTPINNVVSAAQDVSRETIVNSSNYITTDKEMAKKFLAKRLELENMEFFSVLAVAKMFNIPAGGVFCVTNYCDENAHEDFLKNQKEAMQRLENYLRDKGVLKND; encoded by the coding sequence ATGTTCATCTGTGCGGGCAACAATGAAAGCTTCGACTTCGCACTGCCGATCGGGGTGGGCTTGGTGGAGTCGGCGATGAACCTGACGCGCCTGGCGAGTATGGAAGCTCCGGAGTTCCTGGTCTTCGTCGGGACGGCGGGCAGCTACGGCAAGCATCGGATCTTCGACATCGTCGAATCCAAAACGGCGGCCAATGTGGAGCAGGCGCTCTTGATGGGGACAGCATATACTCCGATCAACAATGTGGTTTCGGCCGCCCAGGATGTTTCACGTGAAACAATCGTCAACTCCTCCAACTATATCACGACCGATAAAGAGATGGCGAAAAAGTTTTTGGCCAAACGGCTGGAGTTGGAAAATATGGAGTTTTTCTCTGTCCTGGCGGTGGCCAAAATGTTCAACATCCCGGCCGGTGGAGTTTTCTGCGTCACGAATTATTGCGACGAGAATGCTCACGAGGATTTTTTGAAAAATCAAAAAGAGGCGATGCAGCGTCTCGAAAATTATCTCAGAGACAAAGGTGTCTTAAAAAATGACTAA